A single genomic interval of Rhododendron vialii isolate Sample 1 chromosome 3a, ASM3025357v1 harbors:
- the LOC131318897 gene encoding uncharacterized protein LOC131318897: MPQVDLDTLVSICSGGGDCKIACEPLQAHAAGEQPLDDNDDDEKKPDLPQQPDSPPESFWLSRDAEFDWFDRNAFYERKDSGKGSTSGNLNPNLNPHLHSNNSSSQRFSKNLKAKAKIIGLPKTQKASYVDANRRNCKKKPANARFFNSNNKALVEPSSPKVSCMGRVRSKRGRKKVRSDEKKAKAVEKATRGVERSRTGLYGRFMAIFRSKRRTGPPPPVEESPPRRSVEVRSSFRGEPPGLGGMTRFASGRRSASSWAGDE, translated from the coding sequence ATGCCTCAGGTCGATCTCGACACCCTCGTTTCCATCTGCTCCGGCGGCGGCGACTGCAAGATCGCCTGCGAACCGCTTCAAGCCCACGCCGCCGGCGAACAACCTCTAGACGACAACGACGACGACGAGAAGAAGCCAGATCTTCCGCAGCAGCCGGATTCCCCGCCGGAATCGTTCTGGCTCTCCAGGGACGCCGAGTTCGACTGGTTCGATCGCAACGCCTTCTACGAGCGCAAGGACTCGGGCAAGGGCTCCACTTCCGGCAACTTGAACCCGAATTTGAACCCGCACCTGCACTCGAACAACTCCTCGTCGCAGAGGTTCTCGAAGAACCTGAAGGCCAAGGCGAAGATCATCGGGCTGCCGAAGACGCAGAAGGCGAGCTACGTCGACGCGAACCGGAGGAACTGTAAGAAAAAACCGGCCAACGCTCGGTTTTTTAATAGTAACAATAAGGCGCTGGTGGAGCCGTCGTCGCCGAAGGTGTCGTGTATGGGGCGAGTGAGGTCGAAGCGGGGGCGGAAGAAGGTTAGGAGCGACGAGAAGAAGGCGAAGGCGGTGGAGAAGGCTACTAGGGGGGTGGAGAGGAGCCGGACCGGTTTGTACGGGCGGTTTATGGCGATCTTCCGGTCGAAGCGGAGGACGGGGCCTCCTCCGCCTGTGGAAGAATCGCCGCCAAGGAGGAGCGTGGAGGTTCGGTCGTCGTTTAGGGGGGAGCCGCCCGGTTTGGGAGGGATGACGCGGTTCGCGTCGGGGAGGAGGTCGGCGTCGTCGTGGGCTGGggatgaatga